Proteins encoded in a region of the Quercus lobata isolate SW786 chromosome 8, ValleyOak3.0 Primary Assembly, whole genome shotgun sequence genome:
- the LOC115957505 gene encoding metal tolerance protein 11 isoform X2, with amino-acid sequence MLEGFTAMDELTEHGSLPSMSKEERDNLARSETFAIRISNIANMFLFAAKVYASVRSGSLAIIASTLDSLLDLLSGFILWFTAFSMKTPNPYQYPIGKRRMQPLGILVFASVMATLGLQIILESIRMLLSDESDFALTKEQEEWVIGIMLSVTLVKLGLVLYCRSFTNEIVKAYALDHFFDVITNIIGLIAALLANYIADWMDPVGAIILAVYTIRTWSMTVLENVNSLVGRSAAPEYLQKLTYLCWNHDKAIKHIDTVRAYTFGSHYFVEVDIVLPADMPLQKAHDIGESLQEKLEHLPDIERAFVHLDYEYSHKPEHAQSHH; translated from the exons ATGCTCGAGGGCTTTACTGCAATGGATGAGTTAACAGAACATGGTTCTCTTCCTAGCATGTCAAAG GAGGAGAGGGACAATTTGGCTAGAAGTGAAACGTTTGCTATTAGGATATCAAATATTGCAAACATGTTTCTCTTTGCGGCTAAAGTCTATGCATCTGTCCGAAGTGGTTCCTTAGCCATCATTGCATCCACATTGGACTCACTTCTTGATCTTCTGTCTGGCTTCATCCTGTGGTTTACAGCATTCTCCATGAAAACACCAAATCCATATCAATATCCTATTGGGAAGAGACGTATGCAGCCATTG GGGATCCTTGTATTTGCCTCTGTCATGGCAACCCTTGGACTGCAGATAATCTTGGAGTCAATACGCATGCTGTTATCTGAT GAGAGTGATTTTGCATTGACCAAAGAGCAAGAGGAATGGGTTATTGGTATTATGCTCTCTGTGACTTTGGTAAAACTTGGTCTGGTTCTTTATTGCCGTTCTTTCACTAATGAGATCGTCAAAGCTTATGCCCTGGACCACTTTTTTGATGTTATCACCAACATTATTGGACTCATTGCTGCTCTCCTTGCTAATTATATTGCTGATTGGATGGACCCTGTTGGAGCTATCATT CTGGCTGTGTATACCATCCGTACATGGTCTATGACAGTGTTGGAAAATGTGAACTCCCTCGTGGGAAGATCAGCTGCTCCAGAGTATCTACAGAAACTGACATACCTCTGTTGGAACCACGACAAGGCCATAAAACATATCGATACAGTCCGGGCATACACCTTTGGCTCTCACTACTTTGTGGAGGTTGACATAGTCTTGCCAGCAGACATGCCCTTGCAAAAGGCTCACGACATTGGGGAATCCTTGCAGGAGAAGCTTGAGCACCTGCCTGACATCGAGCGTGCCTTTGTACATCTTGATTATGAGTACTCGCACAAACCTGAGCATGCTCAGTCACACCACTAG
- the LOC115957505 gene encoding metal tolerance protein 11 isoform X1 gives MKMTELVAFDNDEERSLLSEPDITVDRSWRLNFDGFQVSTDHQDKKPPRGLHDCCLGVLGPEDNVAEYYQQQAEMLEGFTAMDELTEHGSLPSMSKEERDNLARSETFAIRISNIANMFLFAAKVYASVRSGSLAIIASTLDSLLDLLSGFILWFTAFSMKTPNPYQYPIGKRRMQPLGILVFASVMATLGLQIILESIRMLLSDESDFALTKEQEEWVIGIMLSVTLVKLGLVLYCRSFTNEIVKAYALDHFFDVITNIIGLIAALLANYIADWMDPVGAIILAVYTIRTWSMTVLENVNSLVGRSAAPEYLQKLTYLCWNHDKAIKHIDTVRAYTFGSHYFVEVDIVLPADMPLQKAHDIGESLQEKLEHLPDIERAFVHLDYEYSHKPEHAQSHH, from the exons ATGAAAATGACTGAGCTGGTGGCGTTCGACAACGACGAGGAGCGCTCGCTGTTGTCGGAGCCCGACATTACTGTTGACCGGTCGTGGCGGTTGAACTTCGATGGGTTTCAGGTGTCTACTGACCACCAGGACAAAAAGCCTCCTCGTGGACTCCATGACTGCTGTCTTGGGGTTTTAG GTCCTGAAGATAATGTGGCTGAGTACTATCAGCAGCAGGCAGAAATGCTCGAGGGCTTTACTGCAATGGATGAGTTAACAGAACATGGTTCTCTTCCTAGCATGTCAAAG GAGGAGAGGGACAATTTGGCTAGAAGTGAAACGTTTGCTATTAGGATATCAAATATTGCAAACATGTTTCTCTTTGCGGCTAAAGTCTATGCATCTGTCCGAAGTGGTTCCTTAGCCATCATTGCATCCACATTGGACTCACTTCTTGATCTTCTGTCTGGCTTCATCCTGTGGTTTACAGCATTCTCCATGAAAACACCAAATCCATATCAATATCCTATTGGGAAGAGACGTATGCAGCCATTG GGGATCCTTGTATTTGCCTCTGTCATGGCAACCCTTGGACTGCAGATAATCTTGGAGTCAATACGCATGCTGTTATCTGAT GAGAGTGATTTTGCATTGACCAAAGAGCAAGAGGAATGGGTTATTGGTATTATGCTCTCTGTGACTTTGGTAAAACTTGGTCTGGTTCTTTATTGCCGTTCTTTCACTAATGAGATCGTCAAAGCTTATGCCCTGGACCACTTTTTTGATGTTATCACCAACATTATTGGACTCATTGCTGCTCTCCTTGCTAATTATATTGCTGATTGGATGGACCCTGTTGGAGCTATCATT CTGGCTGTGTATACCATCCGTACATGGTCTATGACAGTGTTGGAAAATGTGAACTCCCTCGTGGGAAGATCAGCTGCTCCAGAGTATCTACAGAAACTGACATACCTCTGTTGGAACCACGACAAGGCCATAAAACATATCGATACAGTCCGGGCATACACCTTTGGCTCTCACTACTTTGTGGAGGTTGACATAGTCTTGCCAGCAGACATGCCCTTGCAAAAGGCTCACGACATTGGGGAATCCTTGCAGGAGAAGCTTGAGCACCTGCCTGACATCGAGCGTGCCTTTGTACATCTTGATTATGAGTACTCGCACAAACCTGAGCATGCTCAGTCACACCACTAG